CACGTTTTACAGGAGATGTCTGGCTGTAAATGGGACAGCGAGACTAAAGAAGTCGATGGATATGAACAGTACAGTTATGATGGAGAAGACGTCATAACATTAAACCTGAAGGCTCAGACATGGCTGTTCTCTGAATTGGCAGTCAGGTTAAAACCCACGTGGGATAAAGACAAAAATCGATTACTCCACAGTAATACAGTTCTTAGCAACATTTGCCCTGAATGGTTGAAGAAGTATTTGGACTATGGGAACAGCTCACTGCAAAGAACAGGTAGAATCACATGACCACATGTAATAATTTCACAAGTTACATGTAAGTGAATGCGATTGCAGGTAGTTTCCGCCCCTCTGAAATGTTTCCTCGATTCATCCTTTTAATTTTCTGCTTGTTCCTCTACACCCCTGTACTCTAGTTcgtccctcagtgtctctcctccagaagtctccgtcctctccagtcagctgccacgctacaggtttctaccctgacagagccacaatgttctggaggaaagatggacaggagcttcatgaggacgcggaccatggagagatcctccccaaccatgatggaaccttccagatgagagttgatctgaaactttcatcagtcaaacctgaagactggaggaaATACGACTGTGTGTTTAATCTCTCTGGTGTTGAGGACATCATCACTAAACTGGACAAAGCTGTGATCAGGACCAACGGAGGTAAGACTGGAGTCAGTTGTGATGATTCCCAATCCTGGTCCTCTGGGAACACTGCTTTGCTCGTTTTCTATCTATCCCTGCACCACCCACCGCTGCTAatctggatcaggtgtgtttagcTAATCAGAAGTTGGAAGAGACCAATTTTGCTTCATCTAAGATGTTATCTTCCAGTTTCTGATCAGAGCAGTGTTCTCTGATGTCCTTGATTTAACAACACCTGTTGTCGATTTGAATGTAGACAAGATGATATGAtgttaatttagattttaaaccTTGGGCCAACAGAATAAGTCCAATTTAACTTACTTTGCTTTCATAGTTGAGTTATGATAATTGTTAATTTCGCAGTGATATTACTACAACAAACCAGTAACAAAGTAGAAGAAGGTTCTCAGCTCTAATACTTGTTGCCTGACATGCAATTTAAAATACTGCTAATATCTGCTCTACATTATAATCTTAATCTTAAAAGTTTGACTAGATTTCTCCAATAGCACATATTCATCTCATCATGGCCGAAAGAAAGTTTTCATTTGCTGTTCTGATTCCATGTTCTTCAGTTCCAGTTTTCCCTGTTGGTGCTGTCTTTGGAGTTTTTGtaggactgatgctgctgtcaggcTGCATCACTGGACTCTTCATCTGGTGGAAGAAGAAAgagggtgagagacagagatgtgatttctcattattttttaCTCCATGTGTCAAGGAACATTACTTGGGCAAAAGTGTCTAATCAaagagtgtgtttacatgcgaTTAATGTTTATAATTTCCTTTCTGCACAACAGAGAATTTCTCACTCAGTGATCTAACCCTCAGTACACACGTTTGATGCCGGTTACAGCAGAATTTCATACTAGAAGAACTTTTAAAGCCCTATAGTACAAGTACTcgtaaaacaatgtaaaatactCCATTACAGAATGCAGAATACTTTCAAAGTCCTATAAAAATACTGAGGTAATATCAGAAAAACATACTTACAAGTGTTAAAACTCAAATGACTCATTCTGCAGAAAAATCTAAGTAATATGCACAATTAGTACAGGTGGAGACAGTTTTTGCAACTTTATACACAGTTATGTAGTTTAGTTCCAAATGAGGTCAAGTTCCTTATAAAGTTTCAGATTAAATCTGGAGAGGCCTTCAACTGTAATACAAAATGTTTGGAAAGCACTGGTTCAATCTAactatttattgtattttattgatattttaaagtacattttaaatgtaaaaatgtaactaaatgtCAAGTAAGTGTAACAAAGTAAAAGCCTGTTCGCTCAGGTTTAGTGCAACGTAGCATAAAATGACAATATTGGCGTAAAGAAAAGTCACCTCAGAGTTTATCTTCAAGGTAAACTTTggccattttctaaatgaatcccATTTTTAACAATCCAGACTGGCAGATATTACACACTGCTGGGTTTGGCGTCTTTGTGTGGATTGTGGAAAATAGGATCAATTTAGAAAATGGCCACTTGTTGCCAGAAACACGTAAATCGTCCAAATACAATATTCAATGGTAATAATGACCAGTATGAACTCTGATTGGTGTTTTGATTTTCAATCTGTCTGTACAGGCCTCCAGCAAAATTTACTATCCTGATGAAGTGTTTTGACAACCGGAGCTGACAGAACCATTAGTGTGGAGGAAAACCAAACAGGAGTAACAACAGATGCATCTGTCTTTCTACAGACATTTTAGCATGAAAGCTTTCCCACACCTGCAAAGAAAGTACACACcaaaagtacaaatattcttCTTATAGGATAGAACATAAATTAATTctggaaataaacagaaaagccAAATGCAAATAATTGGTTACATGTGTGATTATACCACCTTGATCTGCATTGTCCCAAGTTTGAAACACCTTCGACATGCAGTATTACACCCAATGAGAaactttaaaggttttttttccccctttctaTTATTTTTAGCTCATGCAAAGTGCTTTCATGGCTTTGATTCTTTTGTATTCTACTTCTACTCTAAGTAACGTATTTGATTGTAATTTTActagaaagaaacacaaaaacatccaaatgTGAAGAGGACACGTCACAGTGATACAGAGGTACTTAACTCAATTGGCTCTAACCAGTCAGTCAATTCCAACAATTGCCTCTTGACTCGTCAGTGTTGGTGCATTCctattattgtaatttcataaatgtGAAGCACTGAGCAGAGAGTAGCAGACTGTAGCATAGGGTCTCATTTGAGATCTGAGGGTActtgtttattaattttgtgtatgtgtgtgtttgagtatcTCTCCTGTTAATATACTTGTTTTATGAGTAAACTGGCATTTTGTCAGTGTTCTAGCTCATGGTATTAATACGTTTGTGtttaagtttgttgttgttcttttctaaCTTTAAAGCCATTTTATTGTCTGTTAAGTTTTGATAAGATATTATCAGTGTGATGTTAACGATGTATTTTATGGTGCTGAAAATGTAATATTGGGTTTCATGTGATTTTGCAACTAGAAGAACTCAAATTCCCAAGTTCAAATATGGCTCCTATTTATCTCTATTTAGTTAATTGTCATAAACAGCAAAACCCACATTGTGCagtgttaaacatttttctgtaatgAATTTAAGATCACATCTTCATATGCATTTACTAAAGGAATCAGGATCAtttgcagaagaaaaacagatttgaaACCTAATAAGACATTTTCAGTATTTGAGGGTGAATTAACACGTTTGGTTTGTTCAACCCAAACTACTGAACCTTGTGGCTCTGAGTGTGGTTCCTTGTGTCATCGCTAGAGGGAAACAAAACCCTAAAAGTCCCTGAAAGTGAGAGGGACAGGTCACCACACTGAAACCAGCTGCCACAGCATTTTGAAAATCCGGCATTTCTATGTGTTTTCTTACTTAATTAAAGGtgcttttggtttcttttgcGTATCTGAATATTAAGTCACTTAcgtaaaataaaactgtagccCTGCAGAGGataaaggaaaagaggaagaagaggcactaaatgttatttaaaaccCTTTATCTGATTTTGTTTGAGGAAGTCgttgtatgtacagtgtgtacttAGTTGTTTCCTCCTGCAGTCCAGAGACTTGCTGTTGGGTTAAACAGTGATTCCATGTTGCCTGTGTTTGAATGTAAATGGATGTTTATCTCAAGTCTGGCGACCTGTCCGGTGTCTACACTGCCTTTCTCGCACTGACAGCTGGGAGAGGCGGCATCTCTCCACGACCTTACAACATAGGaccatggatggatggatgtactgtatttaccaTATACTATAAACTTTTTCACAAAACCATATGAAGTGTGACCTGAGTTccttattttagttttgatgcACCACATTTCAACATGTTGATTATGAATACTGCAACTTATACGCTTGGACTTTTTCAACCCTCATTGCAAATTAGAAATTTTCGCCAaactttcagctgtttgcaaAGAACACATCAAACAAGTTAGTCCACCAAGGCTTGGTGCTTGGGATCACGGTGCTGTTGAACAGGTGAATTAATGCCTAGGCTCCAGCTTCCCCACAGGCAGCATGATGTTTTCTCCCAGGACGCTCTGATACTTGAATGAAACCATCGAGTGTATCCAGTGGCATATGAAGCAAAGCAGCCCCAGAGCACCACTGTGCAAACAGCATGCTTCACGGTAGGCAGGGTTTCATTCTTCTTCCTCGCTGGTCCATGAGCAGCGAGTTCCAGTTTTGTTTAATTGCTCCACAGAACAGAATATATGATTTTGAGTCACTACTTGGTCTTTTAGGTCAGCAGTACTATATGTCACAGAGTTCTGACATTGAAAACCTCAGCGTTTAGAAAGCGACTTGATGTGCAAACTGAAACCTCAGTGCCTGCTCTCACCAAGTCACTCAAGGATTTTTCTCCACCTGCCCTCCTCAGCTATCTGGGTGCAGCCTTTAATAGCTTCCTCCACTGCTCCTTTAACTCTGAACTATGTCTCTTGGAACATTCAGTGCCTTCACTATCTTTTTGTATCCTTTTCCTTGTGTGTGAAAGGCAATTGTTACTTTTTTTGATATCTTCTTTTACTTAGTATATTTTCAACGAGACAAAACCCAGTTTGCCAATGTGTGATTCTATTAGAGATTCAACTCTGGGGATTGGAACATTGTGGGGCGGCGGGAATCATTAAAGgttctgttttaaatttgtgtcCAATACAacggctctgccatgaattctactttcatCAGGTTATAATTGCTCAGTTTTTAGGATTAAACTCTCAGAAAGGTGAtgattctactatgtgtttattattgaggtgtAAGTGAGCAGTgcagtcatactggagtgcattataagaagaggtggttcgtatgttttggcctcctcattcatttgaaatatgttAAACATGGTAATAGAACAACCAAGATGGAGTCAAAGTGCTGTCATGTTACTGCTCATCAGATCTCAATAtcacttgatttgttttttctgaaatatctttacatttacttaaaacaACGGCAGGTTGGACCTGTCTGACAGAAGTACGCCAGCTACTGTCAAGAAGGCAAACATTCCTCCAGTTTGTGCACAgcaacttattttatttatttattttttgtccttttggctttttcccGAGAGTTCCCGTGCCTCACCAACTGACCAACAGCTGCCCCTCTTTAAGGGTACAGatcatattttaattaaagtatttGTCGCTCAGTTTGTCAGAGTGATATTGTGTCAGTGCTGGTGAGTATACTGTGTATGGGTTATTTTAATTCTTAATGATATTCAGCAATTGAGGAATTTTTTATTGGTGCATTTCTGATGAACTAATAGCTTGGTGAAATCTCATTTTTGGGGCAGTGTCTTTTTTAGAAAAGCGTCTGAGTTTCCCAGCATCATAATTGGAATTGATAAGTTTGTTTGCGTAACGTCTGTCTGAACATCAGGTTTACTCTTGAGCTGGACTCTTTAACAtgttaaaggttaaaataacacaaaaccgAAAGCATTGTGTCACATCGGCCTCCTCTGCGTAGCagcaagtaaataaatgaatctgGCCCCTCACTTGTAGTAGCTCTAAAAGGAAAAGTGCCGTCCAAACACcaacaatttattttgtctttttcattctGTGAGAAACGTTTTCACAGGAAGACAGATGTCAGCCACACTcctagacagacagacagacagacagacatccaAATCAATCTGACCCCACCCAAGAGACGGGATGATTGGAGTTCAAGGTAAATGTCCCTTTTCTCTGCGTCTGTCTGCAGCCTGCCCTGTCCAGCCCCTGACCGGCCCTCGTCCAATAATCACATGCACcgctctttttaaaaaaatactttctcacacacacactgtttgttaGAACCATGACTTCAGTTTAAAAATGGATCGTTTTCAGACTCAGCCACTTGGACCATTTCCCTCCTTTTTTGTTGCTCATCGGTTTCTCTTTCAGCactgaagagagagagcgaaTGTGTCAAGAAGTTTAAAGCAACAAGCATtgatttttaacacacacacacacacaatgtagtGAGATGTGATGCTTACACAGCTGAGTCTATAGTTTTTGGAAATACAGCAGGTTTGTGTAACAGCCACCATGTGAGAAAACCTTTACTTTGTaggtaataaatacaaatagtgACTTTTGTGGCAGTTTCCTTCTAATGTTCTAAATTCACCTTAATCATGtctttaaccctcctgttatgttcagggtcaaattgcccgttttaaagtttgcagaagaaaaagtattttttcactttgaaacttctcctgcttggcttatttagtgtaatcaacatataaaataaaaattcagttcacatatttgcaaCCCCCCCctacatgtttctattacaaaAGTGCtgttcgggtcaatttgacctggtgacaaaatagaagctaaaaacagtcagaaagatcaaatactgtttgtttctttgcaactatgagacataatacacccctgtctcacactcacactcacaaacatacacacacactctctcactctctcacacacacactcaaacgtGCGTCCGCAGAAACATGTTTGTAAAGTCGAAGCGCTGTAAAGTCGCGTCTTGCTAAA
The nucleotide sequence above comes from Channa argus isolate prfri chromosome 1, Channa argus male v1.0, whole genome shotgun sequence. Encoded proteins:
- the LOC137100634 gene encoding major histocompatibility complex class I-related gene protein-like isoform X4 — encoded protein: MKSMELVLLLVFLPLTQSVKHSLLYFLTTSPGVQTFPEFVAVSVVDGVQVGYCDSDIKTAEPRQDWVKKLVEDDPQQKQWHIQTCIRAHQDLKALLETLKQQLDPTGGVHVLQEMSGCKWDSETKEVDGYEQYSYDGEDVITLNLKAQTWLFSELAVRLKPTWDKDKNRLLHSNTVLSNICPEWLKKYLDYGNSSLQRTVRPSVSLLQKSPSSPVSCHATGFYPDRATMFWRKDGQELHEDADHGEILPNHDGTFQMRVDLKLSSVKPEDWRKYDCVFNLSGVEDIITKLDKAVIRTNGVFPVGAVFGVFVGLMLLSGCITGLFIWWKKKEGLQQNLLS
- the LOC137100634 gene encoding major histocompatibility complex class I-related gene protein-like isoform X1, whose amino-acid sequence is MKSMELVLLLVFLPLTQSVKHSLLYFLTTSPGVQTFPEFVAVSVVDGVQVGYCDSDIKTAEPRQDWVKKLVEDDPQQKQWHIQTCIRAHQDLKALLETLKQQLDPTGGVHVLQEMSGCKWDSETKEVDGYEQYSYDGEDVITLNLKAQTWLFSELAVRLKPTWDKDKNRLLHSNTVLSNICPEWLKKYLDYGNSSLQRTVRPSVSLLQKSPSSPVSCHATGFYPDRATMFWRKDGQELHEDADHGEILPNHDGTFQMRVDLKLSSVKPEDWRKYDCVFNLSGVEDIITKLDKAVIRTNGVPVFPVGAVFGVFVGLMLLSGCITGLFIWWKKKEERNTKTSKCEEDTSQ
- the LOC137100634 gene encoding major histocompatibility complex class I-related gene protein-like isoform X3 produces the protein MKSMELVLLLVFLPLTQSVKHSLLYFLTTSPGVQTFPEFVAVSVVDGVQVGYCDSDIKTAEPRQDWVKKLVEDDPQQKQWHIQTCIRAHQDLKALLETLKQQLDPTGGVHVLQEMSGCKWDSETKEVDGYEQYSYDGEDVITLNLKAQTWLFSELAVRLKPTWDKDKNRLLHSNTVLSNICPEWLKKYLDYGNSSLQRTVRPSVSLLQKSPSSPVSCHATGFYPDRATMFWRKDGQELHEDADHGEILPNHDGTFQMRVDLKLSSVKPEDWRKYDCVFNLSGVEDIITKLDKAVIRTNGVPVFPVGAVFGVFVGLMLLSGCITGLFIWWKKKEGLQQNLLS
- the LOC137100634 gene encoding major histocompatibility complex class I-related gene protein-like isoform X2; translated protein: MKSMELVLLLVFLPLTQSVKHSLLYFLTTSPGVQTFPEFVAVSVVDGVQVGYCDSDIKTAEPRQDWVKKLVEDDPQQKQWHIQTCIRAHQDLKALLETLKQQLDPTGGVHVLQEMSGCKWDSETKEVDGYEQYSYDGEDVITLNLKAQTWLFSELAVRLKPTWDKDKNRLLHSNTVLSNICPEWLKKYLDYGNSSLQRTVRPSVSLLQKSPSSPVSCHATGFYPDRATMFWRKDGQELHEDADHGEILPNHDGTFQMRVDLKLSSVKPEDWRKYDCVFNLSGVEDIITKLDKAVIRTNGVFPVGAVFGVFVGLMLLSGCITGLFIWWKKKEERNTKTSKCEEDTSQ